One region of Thiomonas intermedia genomic DNA includes:
- a CDS encoding alpha/beta hydrolase, with protein MVILGVADAVLPGAVIAQAANAHGMIIPLYAAGKVPSLGVPETRAKLSKGGETILFNVSDPTLELFRPAPGRANGTAVIVAPGGGFVGVEYQEGGTVIARKLARLGVTAFVLKYRTIRSPDTATHMPETHLKEMGVIMARAKTGTPVELPPFAGEKHAVEDGARAIDIVRQHAAQWGIDPRRVGLIGFSAGAFLAVDLAIGNKASRPDFVGIFYGGLRTPVPADASPAFIAAAADDDYLPNDSVQIYEAWRKAGAPAELHIYEHGGHGFNLTPKGTTSDHWFDELVWWMQSRGLMGQARLK; from the coding sequence ATGGTCATACTTGGTGTGGCCGATGCGGTGCTGCCGGGCGCAGTCATTGCGCAAGCGGCCAACGCTCACGGAATGATCATCCCGCTCTACGCTGCAGGGAAGGTCCCCTCGCTTGGTGTTCCGGAAACGCGGGCGAAGCTGAGCAAGGGGGGCGAAACCATCCTCTTCAATGTCAGCGATCCCACGCTGGAGTTGTTCCGTCCTGCCCCCGGGCGCGCCAACGGCACAGCGGTGATCGTTGCCCCGGGAGGCGGCTTCGTCGGGGTGGAGTACCAGGAGGGAGGAACCGTCATCGCGCGCAAGCTGGCCCGGCTCGGTGTGACCGCGTTTGTGCTGAAGTACCGCACCATACGCAGCCCGGACACTGCGACGCACATGCCCGAGACCCACTTGAAGGAGATGGGCGTGATCATGGCCCGTGCCAAAACAGGCACACCCGTCGAACTGCCGCCATTTGCGGGCGAAAAACATGCCGTGGAGGATGGCGCGCGCGCCATCGACATCGTGCGCCAACATGCTGCGCAATGGGGCATCGATCCACGGAGGGTGGGATTGATCGGTTTTTCCGCCGGCGCCTTCCTCGCCGTCGACCTTGCGATCGGGAACAAAGCGAGCCGGCCCGACTTTGTCGGCATCTTCTACGGCGGGTTGCGCACACCCGTTCCTGCCGATGCATCGCCAGCCTTCATCGCTGCCGCAGCCGACGACGACTATCTACCCAATGACAGCGTGCAGATCTACGAGGCATGGCGCAAAGCAGGAGCGCCTGCCGAACTCCACATCTACGAACACGGCGGCCACGGATTCAACCTCACACCAAAGGGAACGACAAGCGATCACTGGTTCGACGAACTCGTCTGGTGGATGCAGTCGCGCGGCTTGATGGGACAGGCGCGGCTCAAGTAG
- a CDS encoding helix-turn-helix domain-containing protein: MDTRSPIQAERRLQSIELARRQVLVEGLGWPAPLLTPQRAWIERSWRRCLASGLDPARQVEFDSVSVAQLRGTAEQHHALLQAARPVLDGLAHAIARTRYFALLTDAAGVVIDVAGPVDHADRHAHAIARVGVDLSEPHIGTSAIGAALGEQHPVWLHRGEHFFADTAVYSCAGAPLFGADGRCVGMLDLTGVHTVERPELMHMAARAAQCIGNALVLAQPHALALRLNWPGQALGGEDDGLIALDADGWIHAANPAARTMLPALALGDVAVHAEEVFAIDLGRLFDSTRWGTASAAQPVDVALWSGLRVQAAAVDAANGPECITAQPPGAALSLRAVEDALVRRAVDAAHGNVARAAKALGVSRATVYRKLGQRR, encoded by the coding sequence ATGGATACACGATCACCGATACAGGCCGAACGCCGCCTGCAGTCGATCGAGCTGGCCCGCCGACAGGTGCTGGTGGAGGGGCTCGGCTGGCCTGCGCCCCTGCTCACGCCGCAGCGCGCCTGGATCGAGCGTTCCTGGCGGCGCTGCCTGGCCTCGGGCCTCGACCCCGCGCGTCAGGTCGAGTTCGACAGCGTGTCGGTGGCCCAGCTGCGTGGCACTGCCGAGCAACATCACGCTCTGCTGCAGGCCGCCCGTCCCGTGCTCGACGGTCTGGCGCATGCCATCGCCCGAACCCGCTATTTCGCCCTGCTCACCGATGCCGCCGGCGTGGTCATCGATGTGGCAGGCCCCGTCGACCATGCCGACCGACATGCCCATGCGATCGCCCGTGTCGGCGTCGATCTGTCCGAGCCGCACATCGGTACCAGCGCCATCGGCGCGGCGCTGGGCGAGCAGCACCCGGTCTGGCTGCACCGTGGAGAACATTTCTTTGCCGACACCGCGGTGTACAGCTGCGCCGGTGCGCCGCTGTTCGGCGCCGATGGACGCTGTGTGGGCATGCTTGATCTCACGGGGGTTCACACCGTGGAACGCCCCGAATTGATGCACATGGCCGCCCGTGCCGCCCAGTGCATCGGCAATGCTCTGGTGCTTGCGCAGCCGCATGCCCTGGCCCTGCGCCTGAATTGGCCCGGCCAGGCGCTGGGCGGCGAGGACGATGGACTGATCGCGCTGGATGCCGATGGCTGGATTCACGCCGCCAATCCGGCCGCGCGGACCATGCTGCCCGCCCTGGCGCTGGGCGATGTCGCCGTTCACGCCGAAGAGGTGTTCGCCATCGACCTGGGGCGGTTGTTCGACAGCACCCGCTGGGGCACGGCCTCGGCGGCCCAGCCGGTGGATGTGGCGCTCTGGTCCGGCTTGCGGGTGCAGGCCGCGGCCGTCGATGCCGCAAACGGACCCGAGTGCATCACCGCGCAGCCCCCCGGCGCAGCCCTGTCCTTGCGGGCGGTGGAAGACGCCCTGGTGCGCCGTGCGGTCGACGCCGCGCATGGCAACGTGGCCCGCGCCGCCAAGGCCCTGGGCGTCAGTCGGGCGACCGTCTACCGCAAGCTGGGCCAGAGGCGCTGA
- a CDS encoding (2Fe-2S)-binding protein: protein MQISLTVNGRAATVDVAPNTLLVQALREHLRLTGTHVGCDTAQCGACTVLMNGRAVKSCNLLAAQAQGAEITTIEGLATADGTLHPMQAAFKECHGLQCGFCTPGMVMSAVDLCARHPKATTGEIRELLEGNICRCTGYQNIVKAVEQGREAMAAGR, encoded by the coding sequence ATGCAGATTTCACTGACCGTCAATGGTCGGGCGGCCACTGTGGACGTCGCCCCCAACACCCTGCTGGTGCAGGCCCTTCGAGAGCATCTTCGCCTCACCGGCACCCACGTCGGCTGCGATACGGCCCAATGTGGCGCCTGCACGGTGCTGATGAATGGGCGCGCCGTGAAATCGTGCAACCTGTTGGCCGCTCAGGCGCAGGGAGCCGAGATCACCACCATCGAAGGACTCGCCACGGCCGACGGCACGCTGCACCCCATGCAGGCCGCGTTCAAGGAATGCCACGGGCTGCAATGCGGCTTCTGCACGCCCGGCATGGTGATGAGCGCGGTGGATCTTTGCGCCCGTCATCCCAAGGCCACCACAGGCGAGATCCGCGAGCTGCTCGAGGGCAATATCTGCCGCTGCACGGGCTACCAGAACATCGTCAAGGCCGTGGAACAAGGCCGCGAGGCCATGGCCGCAGGCCGTTGA
- a CDS encoding xanthine dehydrogenase family protein molybdopterin-binding subunit: MGASDFAKLPHIGEAVRRKEDYRFLTGGGQYTDDIQLERQTHAVFVRSPHGHARIKSIDARAALAAPGVLAVYTGADVAADKINGLPCGWLITSTDGTPMKEPPHPILAQGKVRYVGDHVAMVVAETLEQAKNAAELVEVDYEALPAVSRVTDAAKATAIHDEAPDNHCYKWALGDKSAVDAAFAQAAHITRIDVVNNRLVPNALEPRAAIGHYNRASDDYVLYVANQNPHVERLLMTAFVMGLPEHKVRVIAPDVGGGFGSKIYLYAEDVCLTWASKKLNRPIKWTADRSEAFLSDAHGRDHVTHAEMAMDKDGHFLALRVHTHASMGAYLSTFSTAIPTILYGTLLAGQYKTPQIYVEVDAWFTNTAPVDAYRGAGRPEATYLLERLVTRCGWDLGLGQDDIRKRNFIDKWPHQTPVALQYDTGDYLGCLTRAQELADVAGFDARRKASEAKGLRRGMGYSSYIEACGLAPSNIAGALGARAGLFECGEVRVHPTGSVTVFTGSHSHGQGHETTFAQVVAARLGVPVESVDIVHGDTGRVPFGMGTYGSRSISVGGAALMRALDKIETKAKKIAAHLLEASDADIEFANGNFTVKGTDKSVPFAQVALTAYVPHNYPLDKLEPGLNETAFYDPTNFTYPAGTYICEVEVDPQTGVTRVDRFTAVDDFGTIINPMIVEGQVHGGIAQGIGQALLEQCVYDPETAQLLTGSFTDYAMPRADDMPELKLDTICTPCLHNPLGTKGCGEAGAIGSPPAVINALLDALKPLGVNEFDMPATPYRVWNAIHTAKA; this comes from the coding sequence ATGGGCGCTTCCGATTTCGCCAAACTACCCCATATTGGCGAGGCTGTCCGCCGCAAAGAGGACTATCGTTTCCTCACCGGTGGCGGTCAGTACACCGATGACATTCAGCTCGAGCGGCAGACCCACGCCGTCTTCGTGCGCTCACCGCACGGCCACGCCCGCATCAAGAGCATCGACGCCCGAGCCGCGCTCGCCGCGCCCGGTGTGCTGGCCGTCTACACCGGCGCCGATGTGGCCGCAGACAAAATCAACGGTCTGCCCTGCGGCTGGCTGATCACCAGCACCGACGGCACACCGATGAAGGAACCGCCCCACCCCATCCTCGCGCAAGGGAAGGTGCGCTACGTGGGTGACCATGTGGCCATGGTGGTGGCCGAAACGCTGGAGCAGGCCAAGAATGCCGCCGAGCTGGTGGAGGTGGACTACGAGGCGCTGCCCGCGGTGTCTCGCGTGACCGATGCGGCCAAGGCCACGGCGATTCACGACGAGGCCCCCGACAACCATTGCTACAAATGGGCGCTGGGCGACAAGTCCGCGGTGGACGCCGCCTTCGCCCAGGCCGCGCACATCACTCGGATCGACGTGGTCAACAACCGCCTCGTGCCCAATGCGCTGGAGCCGCGCGCGGCCATCGGCCATTACAACCGCGCCTCCGACGACTATGTGCTTTATGTGGCCAACCAGAACCCGCACGTCGAACGGCTGCTGATGACCGCCTTCGTCATGGGCCTGCCCGAACACAAGGTGCGGGTGATCGCGCCCGACGTGGGCGGCGGCTTCGGCTCCAAGATCTACCTCTACGCCGAAGACGTCTGCCTCACCTGGGCGTCCAAGAAACTCAACCGCCCCATCAAGTGGACCGCCGACCGCAGCGAGGCCTTCCTGTCCGACGCCCACGGCCGCGACCACGTCACCCATGCCGAAATGGCCATGGACAAGGACGGCCACTTCCTCGCTCTGCGCGTGCACACCCACGCCTCCATGGGCGCCTATCTGTCCACCTTCTCCACCGCCATTCCCACCATCCTCTACGGCACCCTGCTCGCCGGGCAGTACAAGACGCCGCAGATCTACGTGGAAGTGGACGCCTGGTTCACCAACACCGCGCCGGTGGATGCCTACCGCGGCGCCGGCCGCCCCGAGGCCACCTACCTGCTCGAACGCCTGGTGACCCGCTGCGGCTGGGACCTCGGCCTGGGCCAGGACGACATCCGCAAGCGCAACTTCATCGACAAGTGGCCCCATCAGACGCCCGTGGCCCTGCAGTACGACACCGGCGACTACCTCGGCTGCCTGACCCGCGCGCAAGAACTGGCCGACGTGGCGGGCTTCGACGCGCGCCGCAAGGCGAGCGAAGCCAAGGGCCTGCGGCGCGGCATGGGCTACTCCAGCTACATCGAGGCCTGCGGGCTGGCGCCCTCCAACATCGCCGGCGCGCTGGGCGCCCGCGCAGGGCTGTTCGAATGCGGCGAAGTGCGGGTGCATCCCACCGGCTCGGTCACCGTGTTCACCGGCTCGCACAGCCACGGTCAAGGCCACGAAACCACCTTCGCGCAAGTGGTGGCCGCGCGCCTTGGGGTGCCGGTGGAGAGCGTGGACATCGTCCACGGCGACACCGGGCGCGTGCCCTTCGGCATGGGCACCTACGGCTCGCGCTCCATCAGCGTCGGCGGCGCCGCGCTGATGCGTGCGCTCGACAAGATCGAGACCAAGGCCAAGAAGATCGCCGCCCACCTGCTCGAAGCCAGCGACGCCGACATCGAGTTCGCCAATGGCAACTTCACCGTGAAGGGCACCGACAAATCCGTGCCCTTCGCCCAGGTGGCGCTGACGGCCTACGTGCCGCACAACTATCCGCTCGACAAGCTGGAGCCCGGCCTCAACGAAACCGCTTTCTACGACCCGACCAACTTCACCTACCCTGCTGGCACCTATATCTGTGAGGTCGAAGTCGATCCGCAGACCGGTGTGACGCGGGTGGACCGCTTCACCGCGGTGGACGATTTCGGCACCATCATCAACCCCATGATCGTCGAGGGACAGGTGCACGGCGGCATCGCGCAGGGCATCGGCCAGGCCCTGCTGGAGCAATGCGTGTACGACCCCGAGACCGCGCAGCTTCTCACCGGCTCCTTCACCGACTACGCCATGCCCCGGGCCGACGACATGCCCGAGCTCAAGCTCGACACCATCTGCACGCCCTGCCTGCACAACCCGCTGGGCACCAAGGGCTGCGGCGAGGCCGGTGCCATCGGCTCGCCGCCGGCGGTGATCAACGCCCTGCTCGACGCGCTCAAGCCCCTGGGCGTGAACGAGTTCGACATGCCGGCCACGCCCTACCGGGTGTGGAACGCCATCCACACCGCCAAAGCCTGA
- a CDS encoding FAD binding domain-containing protein, producing MYAFELQRATSAADAARAATAGAQPLAGGQSLLASMKLRLSQPGTLVDLAGIADLAGIRREGNALRIGAMTRHADVADSAEVRSALPALADLASHIGDRQVRAMGTLGGSLANDDPSACYPAAVLGLGATVQTDRRQIAADDFFLGLFTTALEPGEIITSVSFPIPQRAAYMKFKQPASRFALIGVFVVQTGSGVRVAVTGGGNGVFRHAGLEQALSVNFTPEAAARVAIDASELSGDLHGSAEYRAQLISVMTQRAVAKALAG from the coding sequence ATGTACGCCTTCGAACTCCAACGCGCCACCTCCGCGGCCGATGCCGCCCGCGCCGCAACCGCCGGGGCCCAGCCGCTCGCCGGTGGACAAAGCCTGCTCGCGTCGATGAAGCTGCGCCTCTCGCAGCCCGGCACCCTGGTCGATCTGGCCGGCATCGCCGATCTGGCGGGCATCCGCCGCGAGGGCAACGCCCTGCGCATCGGCGCCATGACCCGTCATGCCGACGTGGCCGACAGCGCCGAAGTCCGCAGCGCCCTGCCCGCCCTGGCCGATCTGGCCAGCCATATCGGCGACCGCCAGGTGCGCGCCATGGGCACGCTGGGCGGCTCCCTTGCCAACGACGATCCCAGCGCCTGTTACCCCGCCGCCGTGCTCGGGCTGGGCGCCACGGTGCAGACCGATCGCCGGCAGATCGCGGCGGACGATTTCTTCCTCGGCCTGTTCACCACCGCGCTCGAACCGGGCGAGATCATCACCTCGGTGAGCTTCCCCATTCCTCAGCGCGCGGCCTACATGAAGTTCAAGCAGCCGGCTTCGCGCTTCGCGCTGATCGGCGTCTTCGTCGTGCAGACCGGCAGCGGCGTGCGCGTTGCCGTCACGGGCGGAGGCAACGGCGTGTTCCGCCACGCCGGGCTGGAGCAGGCACTGAGCGTCAACTTCACGCCCGAGGCTGCGGCGCGCGTGGCGATCGACGCCTCCGAGCTCAGCGGCGATCTGCATGGCTCCGCCGAATACCGCGCCCAGCTCATCAGCGTGATGACCCAGCGCGCCGTGGCCAAGGCCCTCGCGGGCTGA
- a CDS encoding AAA family ATPase: MTPAQTDSIDSLAAALQQTGYFADRRLATAVFLSLKLQRPLLLEGEPGVGKTELAKALAAALARPLIRLQCYDGLELREALYEWNYAAQLLHMRAKEGSADSAQIEREVYQERYLIHRPLLQALQTPAPGAVLLIDEVDRADEPFEAFLLEYLGEYQVSIPELGTIRASAPPVTLLTSNRTRELNDAVKRRCLYHWLDYPGRERELAIVQAQVPQARAELSQQVADFVARLRSAPFAGAFNRAPGIAESVEWAKALVALDTLTLDPEVVSDTAGILFKQREDVAALTRDFAAELLAPVEADSTPG; encoded by the coding sequence ATGACGCCCGCGCAAACCGACAGCATCGATAGCCTGGCCGCCGCCTTGCAGCAGACCGGCTACTTCGCCGACCGGCGGCTGGCCACCGCCGTCTTCCTGTCGCTCAAGCTGCAGCGCCCTCTGCTGCTCGAAGGCGAGCCCGGCGTGGGCAAGACCGAACTGGCCAAAGCCCTGGCCGCTGCGCTGGCCCGACCCCTCATCCGGCTGCAGTGCTACGACGGCCTGGAGCTGCGCGAAGCGCTCTACGAGTGGAACTACGCCGCACAACTGCTGCACATGCGGGCAAAGGAAGGTAGTGCTGATTCGGCGCAGATCGAGCGCGAGGTGTATCAGGAGCGCTATCTCATCCACCGCCCGCTGCTGCAGGCCTTGCAGACCCCCGCGCCCGGAGCGGTGCTGCTGATCGACGAGGTCGATCGTGCCGACGAACCCTTTGAAGCCTTTCTGCTGGAATACCTCGGCGAATATCAGGTCAGCATTCCCGAGCTGGGCACGATACGCGCCAGCGCCCCGCCGGTCACCCTGCTGACCAGCAACCGCACCCGGGAGCTGAACGACGCGGTCAAGCGCCGCTGCCTCTACCACTGGCTCGACTACCCCGGGCGCGAACGCGAGCTCGCCATCGTGCAGGCGCAGGTTCCCCAGGCTCGCGCCGAGCTGTCGCAGCAGGTCGCCGACTTCGTCGCCCGGCTGCGCAGCGCCCCCTTCGCCGGCGCGTTCAACCGCGCGCCGGGCATCGCCGAAAGCGTGGAATGGGCAAAGGCCCTGGTCGCGCTCGACACTCTCACGCTCGACCCGGAAGTGGTGAGCGACACCGCGGGCATCCTGTTCAAGCAGCGCGAAGACGTGGCCGCACTCACCCGCGACTTCGCCGCCGAGTTGCTCGCCCCGGTCGAGGCCGACTCGACGCCGGGCTGA
- a CDS encoding vWA domain-containing protein, translating into MQLGDARHGKLADNLVGFSRALRRAGVPMDSARIALAGEAATWVGLARRDDLGAALEAVLVSREQDRAIFRELFDAFFRDPKVASKLLAQLLPSAEGRAEPSKRRPRVREALAPQTPPQAQRRPAEDQVDIDAVMTASSAQRLRHADFNALGIAEYRLVERLARDIPLPLPTLATRRTAPDCRGARAYWPGVMRRAAHTGGECLELPRLQRRREALPLLVLVDISGSMERYTRLLLAFLHAATRALRRREVFAFGTQLTDLTPAFAQGDTDAMLDAVNARIPDFAGGTRLGESLSSLRTAHARKLIGRRTLVLLISDGLDTGEPATLETELGWLRRHCRRLLWLNPLLRFDGYAPTARGAAVLHRQAHAMLAVHDLASLEQLAASIARLIRQP; encoded by the coding sequence ATGCAGCTCGGAGATGCGCGCCACGGCAAACTGGCCGACAACCTCGTCGGCTTCAGCCGGGCACTGCGCCGCGCCGGGGTGCCGATGGACAGCGCGCGCATCGCCCTGGCCGGCGAGGCAGCCACCTGGGTGGGCCTGGCGCGCCGCGACGATCTGGGTGCGGCCCTCGAGGCGGTGCTGGTCAGCCGCGAGCAGGACCGCGCCATCTTCCGCGAACTGTTCGATGCCTTCTTCCGCGACCCGAAGGTCGCGAGCAAGCTGCTCGCCCAATTGCTGCCCAGCGCCGAAGGGCGCGCCGAGCCGAGCAAGCGCCGCCCGCGGGTGCGCGAAGCCCTTGCCCCCCAAACGCCGCCGCAGGCGCAGCGGCGCCCTGCGGAAGATCAGGTCGACATCGACGCCGTGATGACTGCCAGCAGCGCGCAGCGCCTGCGACACGCCGACTTCAATGCGCTGGGCATCGCCGAGTACCGTCTGGTGGAACGGCTGGCGCGCGATATTCCCCTGCCCCTGCCCACCCTCGCCACCCGACGCACCGCGCCCGACTGTCGCGGTGCCCGGGCTTATTGGCCAGGCGTGATGCGCCGCGCCGCGCACACCGGCGGCGAGTGCCTGGAGCTGCCGCGCCTGCAACGCCGCCGCGAAGCCTTGCCTCTGCTGGTGCTGGTGGACATCTCGGGTTCGATGGAACGCTACACCCGCTTGCTGCTGGCGTTTCTGCATGCGGCCACGCGCGCGCTGCGGCGGCGCGAGGTGTTTGCCTTTGGCACCCAGCTCACCGATCTCACACCCGCCTTTGCCCAGGGCGACACCGACGCCATGCTCGACGCGGTGAACGCCCGCATTCCCGATTTCGCCGGGGGCACGCGGCTGGGCGAATCGCTGTCGAGCCTGCGCACAGCCCACGCGCGCAAGCTGATCGGCCGACGCACGCTGGTGCTGCTGATCAGCGACGGACTGGACACCGGCGAGCCCGCCACGCTGGAGACCGAACTGGGCTGGCTGCGCCGCCACTGCCGCCGGCTGCTCTGGCTCAACCCGCTGCTGCGCTTCGACGGCTACGCCCCCACGGCGCGCGGCGCCGCCGTCCTGCATCGCCAGGCCCACGCCATGCTGGCGGTGCACGACCTGGCCAGCCTGGAACAACTCGCCGCCAGTATCGCCAGGCTGATACGCCAACCCTGA
- a CDS encoding CoxG family protein, with product MELQGTRDLHVTRQQAWDALIDPAVLQRCIPGCESMVAADSTHFDAVLALRIGPVAAKFKGKMELRDIVPPDSATITFDGQGGVAGFGKGESQVRLSDRADGASGCTLHYTVQASVGGKVAQVGQRLIDGAARSLAEGFFKRFDEEMQTLHPPSETPPPVAAVPAKARPLPWPWIAAAVVAVLILLWMMRSHGA from the coding sequence ATGGAACTCCAAGGCACCCGCGATCTGCATGTCACCCGCCAGCAAGCCTGGGACGCGCTGATCGACCCCGCCGTTCTGCAACGCTGCATTCCCGGCTGCGAATCGATGGTGGCGGCCGACTCCACCCATTTCGACGCCGTGCTGGCACTGCGCATCGGCCCCGTGGCGGCCAAGTTCAAGGGCAAGATGGAGCTGCGCGACATCGTGCCACCCGACAGCGCCACCATCACCTTCGATGGTCAGGGCGGCGTGGCAGGCTTTGGCAAAGGCGAGTCGCAGGTCCGTCTGAGCGACCGCGCCGACGGCGCCTCCGGTTGCACCCTGCACTACACGGTTCAGGCCAGCGTAGGGGGCAAGGTGGCCCAGGTCGGCCAGAGACTGATCGACGGTGCCGCGCGCTCGCTGGCCGAAGGCTTCTTCAAACGGTTTGATGAGGAAATGCAGACCCTCCACCCCCCGTCGGAGACTCCCCCGCCTGTTGCGGCCGTGCCTGCCAAGGCCAGGCCGTTGCCGTGGCCATGGATCGCCGCGGCCGTCGTCGCGGTACTGATCCTGTTGTGGATGATGCGCAGCCACGGCGCCTGA
- a CDS encoding XdhC family protein, translating to MDDIDLLVLRQLRDWRRDGRHALLATVTRTWGSSPRPLGSIMALRDDGAVVGSVSGGCIEDDLIDRYTAINRPDRPGPAFPAGAPERVKYGITADEAHRFGLPCGGTLELVLEFDPDPGALGDLVGSLEAGRLMHRNLRLADGMVSLEVAGGPSDLIFDDAHLVNTFGPQYRMLLIGAGQLTEYLATMAQFCGFAVTVCDPREEYRAGWALPGVTLSTDMPDDVVTAFRPDRRSCVVALTHDPKLDDLALLEALHTEAFYVGAIGSRRNNAQRHQRLVTHFGETEQSLAGLRGPIGIYIGSKTPPEIAVSVMAEILAVKNGAPLPRDLDVGRAKDRLAISANDPGGPVCFVAP from the coding sequence ATGGACGACATCGATCTGCTGGTGCTGCGCCAGCTTCGCGACTGGCGCCGCGACGGACGCCACGCCCTGCTCGCCACGGTCACGCGAACCTGGGGCTCCTCGCCCCGTCCGCTGGGCTCCATCATGGCGCTGCGCGACGACGGCGCGGTGGTGGGCTCGGTCTCGGGCGGCTGCATCGAAGACGATCTGATCGACCGCTACACCGCCATCAACCGGCCGGATCGGCCCGGCCCCGCCTTCCCGGCGGGCGCGCCCGAACGGGTCAAGTACGGCATCACGGCCGACGAAGCCCATCGTTTCGGCCTGCCCTGCGGCGGCACCCTCGAACTGGTGCTCGAATTCGACCCCGATCCCGGTGCCCTGGGCGATCTGGTCGGGTCGCTGGAGGCGGGGCGGCTGATGCATCGCAACCTGCGTCTGGCCGACGGCATGGTCTCGCTGGAGGTGGCGGGCGGCCCCTCCGACCTGATCTTCGACGACGCCCATCTGGTCAACACCTTCGGACCGCAGTACCGCATGCTGCTCATCGGCGCCGGGCAACTCACCGAGTACCTCGCCACCATGGCGCAGTTCTGCGGCTTCGCCGTGACCGTGTGCGATCCGCGCGAGGAATACCGCGCCGGCTGGGCCCTGCCGGGCGTGACGCTCAGCACCGACATGCCCGACGACGTGGTCACCGCCTTCCGCCCCGACCGGCGCAGCTGCGTGGTGGCGCTCACGCACGATCCCAAGCTCGACGACCTGGCTTTGCTCGAAGCGCTGCACACCGAAGCGTTCTATGTCGGCGCCATCGGCTCGCGCCGCAACAACGCGCAGCGGCATCAGCGGCTCGTCACCCACTTCGGCGAAACCGAGCAAAGCCTGGCCGGCCTTCGTGGGCCGATCGGCATCTACATCGGCAGCAAAACGCCGCCGGAAATCGCGGTGAGCGTGATGGCCGAGATTCTCGCGGTGAAGAACGGTGCCCCCCTGCCGCGCGACCTGGATGTGGGGCGCGCCAAGGACAGACTGGCCATCAGCGCCAACGACCCGGGTGGCCCGGTCTGCTTCGTCGCGCCCTGA
- a CDS encoding nucleotidyltransferase family protein: MHSGIQAILLAAGRSQRFGGDKRFAPIAGRPMALHTALRWKAVMGKALLVVLRADDVELAALLAAQDMAYTHCPDASQGMGHSLAHGVRCRARASGWVVGLADMPQLRPSTVLCVATALGPGRIVVPTCDGVRGHPVGFDAVFGPALMALKGDQGARALLLAHPQALHPIELADPGMLLDVDRPDQLPNSGSA, encoded by the coding sequence GTGCATTCGGGCATTCAGGCCATCCTCCTCGCCGCCGGACGCTCGCAGCGGTTTGGCGGCGACAAGCGCTTTGCGCCCATCGCGGGGCGGCCCATGGCGCTGCATACGGCACTGCGCTGGAAAGCGGTGATGGGGAAGGCCTTGCTCGTGGTGCTGCGGGCCGACGATGTCGAGCTTGCCGCCTTGCTGGCCGCGCAGGACATGGCCTACACGCATTGCCCGGACGCATCGCAGGGCATGGGGCACAGCCTGGCCCATGGGGTGCGTTGCCGTGCACGGGCCTCGGGTTGGGTGGTGGGCCTGGCGGACATGCCGCAATTGCGGCCGTCCACGGTGCTCTGCGTGGCCACGGCCCTGGGCCCCGGCCGCATCGTGGTGCCGACCTGCGACGGCGTGCGCGGTCACCCCGTGGGTTTCGATGCGGTCTTCGGCCCGGCCTTGATGGCCTTGAAGGGCGACCAGGGCGCGCGTGCCTTGCTGCTCGCGCATCCGCAGGCCTTGCACCCGATCGAGCTGGCTGATCCCGGCATGCTGCTCGATGTGGACCGCCCGGATCAGCTCCCGAATTCTGGGAGCGCCTGA